The following coding sequences are from one Comamonas koreensis window:
- a CDS encoding carbohydrate ABC transporter permease: protein MSRSQAPAVIYRHTWLDTVAAWLLALLWILPLAYAFWTAFHPSDYAIRFDLAAPWTLQNFRKAWDAAPFARYFLNTSLLVAMILAAQLVLSTLAAFAFARYQFRGKNIAFALVLVQLMIMPDILLVENYQTMARLGLVDTLFAIGLPYFASAFAIFLLRQTFMGIPKELDDAARVEGASTLQILWRVYVPLARPVYTAFALVSVSFHWNNFLWPLIITNSVESRPLTVGLQVFSSVEQGVDWSTITAATLMTSAPLLVGFILFQRQFVQSFMRAGIK from the coding sequence ATGAGCCGCAGCCAAGCCCCTGCCGTCATCTACCGCCACACCTGGCTGGACACCGTTGCCGCCTGGCTGCTGGCGCTGCTGTGGATTCTGCCGCTGGCCTATGCGTTCTGGACGGCCTTCCACCCCAGCGACTACGCTATCCGCTTTGACCTGGCTGCGCCCTGGACCTTGCAGAACTTCCGCAAGGCCTGGGACGCGGCGCCTTTTGCGCGCTACTTTTTGAACACCAGCCTGCTGGTGGCCATGATTTTGGCGGCGCAGCTGGTGCTGTCCACCCTGGCGGCCTTTGCCTTTGCGCGCTACCAGTTCCGGGGCAAGAACATCGCCTTCGCGCTGGTGCTGGTGCAGCTGATGATCATGCCCGACATCCTGCTGGTGGAGAACTACCAGACCATGGCCCGGCTGGGCCTGGTCGATACCTTGTTTGCGATTGGCCTGCCGTACTTTGCCTCGGCCTTTGCGATCTTTTTGCTGCGCCAGACCTTCATGGGCATCCCCAAGGAGCTGGACGACGCCGCGCGTGTCGAAGGGGCCAGCACCTTGCAGATTCTCTGGCGTGTCTATGTGCCGCTGGCCCGGCCCGTCTACACCGCCTTTGCGCTGGTCTCCGTGAGCTTTCACTGGAACAACTTTCTCTGGCCGCTGATCATCACCAACAGCGTGGAATCGCGCCCGCTCACCGTCGGGCTGCAGGTGTTCTCCAGCGTGGAGCAGGGCGTGGACTGGTCCACCATCACTGCCGCCACCTTGATGACCTCGGCGCCGCTTCTCGTCGGCTTTATCCTGTTCCAGCGCCAGTTTGTGCAGAGCTTTATGCGGGCAGGGATCAAATAG
- a CDS encoding agmatine deiminase family protein encodes MQRRQFLSAGATLAAGTTAGMPAQSAPAADRQGRMPDEGERHAATWMAFGASDAIWGRRLKAGAQANLALIAQTIAQMEPVQMLVNAQDYDLAARLCGSKVKLLVQDIDDLWMRDTGPVFVKTAGGGLAGVDFNFNGWGRKQSHRHDAQVAAFVAGTAGVPLLKSSLVLEGGGIEVDGQGTAIITESCVLNANRNPGVSKAQCEQELHRVLGIDKVIWLPGIAGHDITDGHTDFYARFCAPGVVVAGVDNDRSSPEYAVTQRHLAILRKAADARGRPLQVLRMPGPDEVRPQYESKDFAAGYINFYVCNGAVISAEFGDTRADRNSRALLREQFPGREIVQLNIDAIAAGGGGIHCTTQQQPA; translated from the coding sequence ATGCAACGACGACAATTTCTCTCGGCCGGCGCCACCTTGGCCGCTGGCACAACGGCAGGCATGCCAGCGCAGTCGGCGCCCGCGGCAGACCGCCAAGGGCGCATGCCCGATGAAGGCGAGCGCCATGCTGCGACCTGGATGGCCTTTGGTGCCAGTGACGCAATCTGGGGCCGGCGGCTGAAGGCGGGCGCACAGGCCAACCTGGCACTGATTGCCCAGACCATTGCCCAGATGGAGCCGGTGCAGATGCTGGTCAACGCCCAGGACTACGACCTGGCCGCGCGCCTGTGCGGCAGCAAGGTCAAGCTGCTGGTGCAAGACATCGATGACCTGTGGATGCGGGACACCGGCCCGGTATTTGTGAAGACGGCAGGCGGCGGTCTCGCCGGGGTGGATTTCAACTTCAATGGCTGGGGCCGCAAGCAATCCCACCGCCATGACGCCCAGGTCGCGGCCTTTGTGGCCGGTACGGCAGGGGTGCCCTTGCTGAAAAGCAGCCTGGTCCTGGAAGGCGGCGGCATTGAAGTGGATGGCCAGGGCACCGCCATCATCACCGAGAGCTGCGTGCTCAACGCCAACCGCAATCCCGGCGTCAGCAAGGCGCAGTGCGAGCAGGAATTACACCGGGTGCTGGGGATAGACAAGGTGATCTGGCTGCCCGGCATTGCCGGCCACGACATCACCGATGGCCACACCGACTTTTATGCCCGCTTCTGCGCGCCCGGGGTCGTGGTTGCCGGTGTTGACAACGACCGGTCCTCGCCAGAATATGCGGTCACCCAGCGCCACCTGGCCATCTTGCGCAAGGCGGCGGACGCGCGTGGCCGCCCCTTGCAGGTGCTGCGCATGCCGGGGCCTGACGAAGTCCGGCCGCAGTATGAGAGCAAGGATTTTGCGGCAGGCTATATCAACTTCTACGTCTGCAACGGCGCGGTGATCAGCGCGGAGTTTGGCGATACCCGCGCTGACCGCAACAGCCGCGCCCTCTTGCGCGAGCAGTTCCCGGGGCGTGAGATTGTGCAGCTCAATATCGACGCCATCGCGGCGGGCGGCGGCGGCATCCACTGCACCACGCAGCAGCAACCGGCCTGA
- a CDS encoding amidohydrolase: MPSCLFTNAHVFTGRSESDFASAFVVEDGMVRWVGHVGDASQPAADQQVDLQGRTVVPGFIDVHTHPTFLSQIVDAVPCTVPLVEDIPGLIAALKSHPKAGLGPNDWIEGWGYDESKLKEGRTPTRHDLDLVSTTQPIYVGRSDCHSGICNSRALALAGIGKDTPDPIGGHFGRDADGSPNGVLTELAANSVVQRAKAVLDYAQAVGSLARTSQRFSERGIVAVTDMMAFTQPFHHLDVYRDAAQAGFKQQAALYFSWEPCKGDLLAGLQAAQKEGRIKIAGIKLFADGSISGKTAWCSCAYKHTGSLFGMSLLSSAALAQAYAWSVANGAQMAVHAMGDAALQLVIDFFADKKPWLPAGVPSVRLEHATLLKPAQIAQMNAMPMQWGVATQIIFMFAEYEAYTENLVDSEFDQSYALKTFYDEIDHVALSSDAPATTWADPDNVFVSIQAAVQRRAYNGAPIVDSQALTVPQALLLYTARAASLSPFEGQLGQIAPGFEASFAVLDRDIFTVPVADIGSLRVQATWIAGEQVYCAA; this comes from the coding sequence ATGCCTTCTTGTCTGTTCACCAACGCCCATGTTTTTACCGGTCGCAGCGAGAGCGATTTCGCCTCGGCTTTTGTGGTGGAGGATGGCATGGTGCGCTGGGTGGGGCATGTGGGTGATGCGTCGCAGCCGGCGGCCGACCAGCAGGTGGATTTGCAGGGGCGCACAGTGGTGCCGGGCTTTATTGATGTGCATACGCATCCCACCTTTTTGTCGCAGATCGTCGATGCAGTGCCTTGCACGGTGCCGCTGGTTGAAGACATTCCGGGGCTGATTGCGGCGTTGAAGAGCCACCCCAAGGCGGGGCTGGGGCCCAACGACTGGATTGAGGGCTGGGGCTATGACGAGTCCAAGCTGAAGGAAGGGCGCACGCCCACGCGCCATGACCTGGATCTGGTATCGACCACGCAGCCGATCTATGTGGGCCGCTCCGACTGCCATTCGGGCATTTGCAACAGCCGCGCGCTGGCGCTGGCGGGCATTGGCAAGGATACGCCCGACCCCATCGGCGGCCACTTTGGCCGCGATGCCGATGGCTCGCCCAATGGCGTCTTGACCGAGCTGGCGGCCAACAGCGTGGTGCAGCGCGCCAAGGCGGTGCTGGACTACGCGCAGGCGGTGGGGAGCCTCGCGCGCACCTCGCAGCGCTTTAGCGAGCGCGGCATTGTCGCGGTGACCGACATGATGGCCTTCACCCAGCCCTTCCACCACCTCGATGTCTACCGCGATGCCGCCCAGGCCGGCTTCAAGCAGCAGGCAGCGCTGTATTTTTCCTGGGAGCCCTGCAAGGGCGACTTGTTGGCGGGGCTGCAGGCCGCGCAAAAGGAGGGCCGCATCAAGATTGCCGGCATCAAGTTGTTTGCCGATGGCTCCATCTCTGGCAAGACGGCCTGGTGCAGCTGCGCCTACAAGCACACGGGCAGCCTGTTTGGCATGTCCTTGCTCAGCAGCGCGGCGCTGGCGCAGGCCTATGCATGGTCAGTGGCCAATGGCGCGCAAATGGCGGTGCATGCGATGGGCGATGCGGCCCTGCAGCTGGTGATTGACTTCTTTGCCGATAAAAAGCCCTGGCTGCCTGCGGGCGTGCCTTCGGTGCGCTTGGAGCACGCCACCTTGCTCAAGCCCGCGCAGATTGCGCAGATGAATGCGATGCCGATGCAGTGGGGCGTGGCCACGCAGATCATCTTCATGTTTGCCGAGTACGAGGCGTATACCGAGAACCTGGTCGATTCCGAGTTTGACCAGTCCTACGCGCTCAAGACCTTTTATGACGAGATCGACCATGTGGCGCTGTCGTCCGACGCGCCGGCCACCACCTGGGCCGATCCGGACAATGTCTTTGTCTCCATCCAGGCTGCCGTGCAGCGCCGCGCCTACAACGGCGCCCCGATTGTGGACAGCCAGGCGCTGACGGTGCCCCAGGCCCTGCTGCTCTACACCGCACGCGCGGCCAGCCTGTCGCCGTTTGAGGGCCAACTGGGCCAGATCGCCCCCGGCTTTGAGGCCAGCTTTGCGGTGCTGGACCGCGATATCTTCACCGTGCCGGTTGCCGATATTGGCAGCCTGCGCGTGCAAGCCACCTGGATTGCCGGCGAGCAGGTCTACTGCGCCGCATGA
- a CDS encoding carbohydrate ABC transporter permease — MSASSSSIAGSGQRSIHAWLLLLPALVLLVAFTHWPAVATFIDSFYSTPKGARAAVWVGVENYQAMADDPVFWQAVRNNLWFAAATIPASIGLALLMAVWVNERIAGRTFVRMAYFTPTVLPMIAVANIWLFFYTPQYGLLEQVTGALGLPSHNWLGSPSTALAAITLVAVWKEAGFFMIFYLAALQTLNPSLKEAAAIEGASRWYFFRRVQWPLLMPTTVFVLVNAVINAFRLVDHVFILTRGGPDNATTLLLYHLYEVGFKFWDTAYAAAITVVLVVVLSSVALFQFFVLDKKVHYQ, encoded by the coding sequence ATGAGCGCCTCTTCCTCGTCCATTGCCGGCAGCGGCCAGCGCAGCATCCACGCCTGGTTGCTGCTGCTGCCTGCGCTGGTGCTGCTGGTGGCATTCACCCATTGGCCGGCCGTAGCCACCTTCATCGACAGTTTTTATTCCACCCCCAAGGGCGCGCGTGCGGCGGTGTGGGTGGGTGTCGAGAATTACCAGGCGATGGCCGATGACCCGGTGTTCTGGCAGGCGGTGCGCAACAATCTGTGGTTTGCGGCGGCCACGATTCCCGCGTCCATCGGCCTGGCGCTCTTGATGGCGGTCTGGGTGAATGAGCGCATCGCAGGCCGCACCTTTGTGCGCATGGCGTATTTCACGCCCACGGTGCTGCCGATGATTGCGGTGGCCAATATCTGGTTGTTCTTCTACACGCCGCAGTACGGCCTGCTGGAGCAGGTCACCGGCGCGCTGGGCCTGCCCTCGCACAACTGGCTGGGCAGCCCCTCGACCGCGCTGGCGGCCATCACCTTGGTGGCAGTGTGGAAGGAGGCGGGCTTTTTCATGATCTTCTACCTGGCTGCGCTGCAAACGCTCAACCCCAGCCTGAAGGAGGCCGCCGCCATTGAGGGCGCATCGCGCTGGTACTTTTTCCGCCGGGTGCAGTGGCCGCTGCTGATGCCGACCACGGTGTTTGTGCTGGTCAATGCGGTGATCAATGCCTTCCGCCTGGTCGACCATGTGTTTATCCTGACCCGGGGCGGGCCGGACAATGCCACCACCTTGCTGCTCTACCATCTGTATGAGGTGGGCTTCAAGTTCTGGGATACGGCCTATGCAGCGGCCATCACCGTGGTGCTGGTGGTGGTGCTCTCCAGTGTGGCGCTGTTCCAGTTCTTTGTGCTGGACAAGAAGGTGCACTACCAATGA
- a CDS encoding ABC transporter substrate-binding protein: MQRNIFLKTLAVSAVAMLGLGAGLAHAADPLEVPFYYPVAVGGPITKVIDGYANDFNKAHPQYKITPIYAGTYQETIVKALTANKAGKAPATSVLLSTDMFTLIDEDAIVPIDDFAKTDADKAWLKGFYPAFMANSQTGGKTWGVPFQRSTVVMYYNKDAFKEAGLDPNKAPATWKELSEAAKKLTKKDASGNVTQYGIQIPSTGFAYWMLQTLTTPNDVLLANEAGTKVNFDNPKVIEALDFWVNLAKEGLHPKGVVEWGTTPKDFMEKKAAIIVTTTGNLTNIKANAKFDFGVGQIAGHVRKGGSPTGGGNFYIFKKAPKEQQQAAFEFAKWVTQPERAAQWSMDSGYVAVSPAAYDTPILKQYGQDFPQALVARDQLPVSVAEFSTHDNQRVTKVLNDAVQAALNGTKTSAQAMKDAQKEADRILRSYQ; this comes from the coding sequence GTGCAACGCAATATCTTTTTGAAGACCCTGGCCGTATCGGCCGTCGCCATGCTGGGCCTGGGTGCGGGCCTCGCGCATGCCGCCGATCCGCTGGAAGTGCCGTTCTACTACCCTGTGGCTGTGGGCGGCCCGATCACCAAGGTGATCGACGGCTATGCGAATGACTTCAACAAGGCGCATCCGCAGTACAAGATCACGCCGATCTATGCGGGCACCTACCAGGAGACCATCGTCAAGGCGCTCACCGCCAACAAGGCGGGCAAGGCGCCGGCCACTTCGGTGCTGCTGTCGACCGACATGTTCACGCTGATCGACGAAGACGCGATCGTGCCGATCGACGACTTTGCCAAGACCGATGCCGACAAGGCCTGGCTCAAGGGCTTCTACCCCGCCTTCATGGCCAACAGCCAGACGGGTGGCAAGACCTGGGGCGTGCCTTTCCAGCGCTCCACCGTGGTGATGTATTACAACAAGGACGCCTTCAAGGAAGCCGGCCTGGACCCGAACAAGGCGCCCGCCACCTGGAAGGAGCTGAGCGAGGCGGCCAAGAAGCTCACCAAGAAAGACGCCAGCGGCAATGTGACCCAGTACGGCATTCAGATCCCGTCGACCGGCTTTGCCTACTGGATGCTGCAGACCCTGACCACCCCCAACGATGTGCTGCTGGCCAACGAGGCAGGCACCAAGGTGAATTTCGACAACCCCAAGGTGATTGAGGCGCTGGACTTCTGGGTCAACCTGGCCAAGGAAGGCCTGCACCCCAAGGGCGTGGTCGAGTGGGGCACGACGCCCAAGGACTTCATGGAAAAGAAGGCCGCGATCATCGTCACCACCACCGGCAACCTGACCAATATCAAGGCCAACGCCAAGTTTGATTTCGGGGTCGGCCAGATTGCCGGCCATGTGCGCAAGGGGGGCTCGCCCACCGGTGGCGGCAATTTCTACATCTTCAAGAAGGCACCCAAAGAGCAGCAGCAGGCCGCCTTCGAATTTGCCAAGTGGGTGACCCAGCCCGAGCGCGCTGCGCAGTGGAGCATGGACAGCGGCTATGTGGCCGTATCGCCTGCCGCCTATGACACGCCGATCCTGAAGCAGTACGGCCAGGATTTCCCGCAGGCGCTGGTGGCCCGCGACCAGCTGCCCGTCTCGGTGGCCGAGTTCTCCACGCATGACAACCAGCGCGTGACCAAGGTGCTGAACGATGCCGTGCAGGCCGCGCTGAACGGCACCAAGACCTCGGCGCAGGCGATGAAGGATGCGCAGAAGGAAGCGGACCGCATCCTGCGCAGCTACCAGTAA
- a CDS encoding DUF2905 family protein yields MIRWLIVIFLALLLLNGFAALLRKLGLGRLPGDFEIRLFGRTLWLPIATTVVLSLLAAGIARWL; encoded by the coding sequence ATGATCCGCTGGCTGATTGTCATTTTCCTCGCGCTGCTGCTGCTCAACGGCTTTGCCGCGCTGCTGCGCAAACTGGGGCTGGGGCGGCTGCCGGGGGATTTCGAGATTCGGCTGTTTGGCAGAACCCTGTGGCTGCCGATTGCGACGACCGTGGTGCTGAGCCTGCTGGCGGCCGGGATTGCGCGCTGGCTGTAA
- a CDS encoding LysR family transcriptional regulator, which yields MSEPRIPSLKLLMGFEAAARHGSFSRAADELHVTQSAISHQVQQLEAQLMQPLFRRAGRGVELTIAGEVLLRSVQRSLTVLRSGMERIGTYLDPGLVSLVCPAPLLRGWLQPRLPALHALLPGLSLVLSADESARFVDEIDVDIAISRRPLLQPGLDERPLLQDEWLLVADAGIAQKLGRIPQEQQHLHADLVCLEESLTSEATAPLFLGPLAQFRKRAMYDDARLVLDAVLAAQGIACLPSLLVEGSVASGRLQLLPGYPRLPGTTWWLSGVSGPARSDMVAQVFQWLGAQGQPR from the coding sequence ATGTCAGAGCCGCGTATCCCTTCGTTGAAGCTGTTGATGGGGTTTGAGGCCGCCGCCCGGCATGGCAGCTTTTCACGCGCAGCCGATGAGCTGCATGTGACCCAGTCTGCGATCAGCCACCAGGTGCAGCAGCTCGAAGCGCAGCTGATGCAGCCGCTGTTTCGGCGTGCGGGGCGCGGTGTGGAGTTGACCATCGCAGGCGAGGTGCTGCTGCGCAGCGTTCAGCGCTCGCTCACCGTGCTGCGCAGCGGCATGGAGCGCATTGGCACCTACCTCGATCCGGGCCTGGTGTCCTTGGTCTGCCCCGCGCCGCTGTTGCGCGGCTGGCTGCAGCCCCGGCTGCCCGCGTTGCATGCGCTGCTGCCCGGGCTGAGCCTGGTGCTGTCGGCCGACGAGAGCGCCCGCTTTGTCGATGAGATCGATGTGGACATTGCCATCAGCCGCAGGCCGCTGTTGCAGCCAGGCTTGGATGAGCGGCCTCTGCTGCAGGACGAATGGCTGCTGGTGGCCGATGCGGGTATCGCCCAGAAGCTGGGCCGCATCCCGCAGGAGCAGCAACACCTGCATGCCGATCTGGTGTGCCTGGAAGAAAGCCTTACTTCCGAAGCCACGGCGCCGCTTTTCCTGGGGCCGCTGGCGCAGTTCCGCAAGCGCGCCATGTATGACGATGCGCGGCTGGTGCTCGATGCCGTGCTAGCCGCGCAGGGCATCGCTTGCTTGCCCAGCCTGTTGGTGGAAGGGAGCGTGGCAAGCGGGCGGCTGCAGCTGCTGCCAGGCTACCCGCGCTTGCCGGGCACCACCTGGTGGCTGTCGGGCGTGTCTGGGCCCGCCCGTTCGGACATGGTTGCGCAGGTCTTCCAGTGGCTGGGCGCGCAAGGCCAACCACGGTGA
- a CDS encoding ABC transporter ATP-binding protein yields MSSIELRQVAKSWGSTTALHAVDLQIAPGSFCVLLGPSGCGKSTTLRIIAGLETASAGQVLIGGRDVTQLPPAQRGIAMVFQNYALFPHLSVAENISFGLAVRKVPKAEADKRLKDAAELLGLSQLLERKPGQLSGGQQQRVALGRALVAQAHVCLMDEPLSNLDAQLRQEMRAELRELQQRLGLTVVYVTHDQTEAMSMADQVVLLHQGRVEQCATPREMYARPASTFAARFIGTPAMNLLRLSEGAIAGSQVQLPVPAGAALLGLRPEAVHCLGAEGVDAQVIGTEYLGADMVLRCAIGSEQITVRAPGQQAVAVGQALRLAWRAEDMHFFDADGRRMA; encoded by the coding sequence ATGTCAAGCATTGAGTTACGGCAGGTTGCCAAATCCTGGGGCAGCACCACGGCGCTGCATGCGGTCGATCTGCAGATCGCGCCGGGCAGCTTTTGCGTGCTGCTGGGCCCCTCGGGCTGCGGCAAATCGACGACCCTGCGCATCATTGCAGGGCTGGAGACCGCCAGCGCCGGCCAGGTGCTGATTGGGGGGCGCGATGTGACGCAGCTGCCGCCAGCACAGCGCGGCATTGCGATGGTGTTCCAGAACTATGCGCTGTTTCCGCATCTGTCGGTGGCCGAGAACATCAGCTTTGGCCTGGCAGTGCGCAAGGTGCCCAAGGCCGAGGCCGACAAACGTTTGAAGGATGCAGCCGAGCTGCTGGGCCTGTCGCAGCTGCTGGAGCGCAAGCCAGGCCAGCTCTCGGGCGGCCAGCAGCAGCGCGTGGCGCTGGGCCGGGCGCTGGTAGCCCAGGCCCATGTCTGCCTGATGGATGAGCCGCTGTCGAACCTGGACGCGCAGCTGCGCCAGGAGATGCGAGCCGAGCTGCGCGAGCTGCAGCAGCGCCTGGGGCTCACGGTGGTCTATGTCACCCATGACCAGACCGAAGCGATGAGCATGGCCGACCAGGTGGTGCTGCTGCACCAGGGCCGGGTCGAGCAATGTGCGACCCCGCGCGAGATGTATGCGCGTCCGGCCAGCACCTTTGCGGCGCGCTTTATTGGCACACCGGCGATGAACTTGCTGCGGCTCAGCGAAGGCGCCATTGCCGGCAGCCAGGTGCAGCTACCGGTGCCAGCTGGCGCGGCATTGCTGGGTCTGCGACCCGAGGCGGTGCATTGCCTGGGGGCTGAGGGCGTGGATGCGCAAGTCATCGGCACGGAATACCTGGGCGCCGATATGGTGCTGCGCTGCGCGATTGGCAGCGAGCAGATCACCGTGCGCGCACCCGGCCAGCAGGCAGTGGCCGTGGGCCAGGCGCTGCGCCTGGCCTGGCGCGCGGAAGACATGCATTTCTTCGATGCCGATGGTCGGCGCATGGCCTGA
- a CDS encoding TetR/AcrR family transcriptional regulator has translation MMSIMRNETSNTRAAAKQATHERIVSVAARAIRRSGYGGTGVADIMKEAGLTHGAFYAHFASREAMLAEAAQLACAESAAAVAEVATQATPDQAWDAVLRAYLSKAHVQHAEQGCPLVALGSETARQAPEVRRVTTQHIKGMVDLIARQSPDWGQAQAHERAMVALSTMVGSLLLARAVDDAALSDSLREAALQHLLPADRAADLAPGSSA, from the coding sequence ATGATGAGCATCATGCGAAATGAAACTTCCAACACCCGGGCTGCCGCCAAGCAAGCGACGCATGAGCGCATTGTGTCCGTTGCTGCCCGCGCCATCCGCCGCAGCGGCTATGGCGGCACGGGGGTGGCCGACATCATGAAAGAGGCGGGCCTGACGCATGGGGCCTTCTACGCGCATTTCGCCTCGCGCGAGGCAATGCTGGCAGAAGCTGCGCAGCTGGCGTGTGCAGAGTCTGCTGCCGCGGTGGCCGAGGTTGCGACCCAGGCAACCCCTGACCAGGCCTGGGATGCCGTGCTGCGCGCTTACCTCTCGAAAGCCCATGTGCAGCATGCCGAGCAAGGCTGCCCGCTGGTGGCCTTGGGGTCCGAGACCGCACGCCAGGCGCCGGAAGTGCGCCGCGTGACCACCCAGCACATCAAGGGCATGGTGGATCTCATCGCCCGCCAATCGCCCGATTGGGGGCAGGCGCAAGCGCATGAGCGCGCTATGGTGGCCTTGTCCACGATGGTGGGCAGCCTGCTGCTGGCCCGCGCGGTGGACGACGCGGCGCTGTCGGACAGCTTGCGCGAAGCGGCGCTTCAGCATCTGCTGCCCGCCGATCGGGCGGCAGACCTCGCACCCGGCAGCAGCGCCTAG
- a CDS encoding NADP-dependent oxidoreductase codes for MQAFVLDRYGKKSRLRLAHVDKPQPREDEVLVEVHAAGVNPLDAKIRSGEFKRILPYPLPLILGHDIAGEVVEVGSRVQKFKRGDAVYARLDDLHIGGFAQWVAVKEASLAHKPQGITMEEAASIPLVGLTAWQALVDKAALRPGQKVFIQAGAGGVGSFAIQLAKHLGATVATTASAANAAFVKGLGADTVIDYRAQKFEDVLHGYDVVLHSQPRQALGASLRVLRSGGQLISLSGPPDPDFGKAIAAPRLLTWVMRWLSAGIRAKAKERGVGYSFLFMQASGEQLREIAALIESGAVRPVVDRVFPFECTPEALAYVEAGHAKGKVVIKRP; via the coding sequence ATGCAAGCGTTTGTGCTGGATCGCTATGGCAAAAAGAGCCGGTTGCGGTTGGCGCATGTCGACAAGCCGCAGCCGCGCGAGGATGAGGTGCTGGTGGAGGTGCATGCCGCTGGCGTCAACCCGCTGGACGCCAAGATCCGAAGCGGTGAGTTCAAGCGCATCCTGCCTTATCCCCTGCCACTCATCCTGGGCCACGACATCGCTGGGGAGGTGGTCGAGGTGGGATCCCGGGTGCAGAAGTTCAAGCGCGGCGATGCGGTCTATGCGCGGCTCGATGATTTGCACATCGGCGGTTTTGCGCAGTGGGTTGCCGTCAAAGAGGCATCGTTGGCCCATAAGCCCCAAGGCATCACGATGGAGGAAGCGGCTTCCATCCCCTTGGTGGGTTTGACGGCATGGCAGGCCTTGGTTGACAAAGCGGCGTTGCGTCCTGGGCAGAAGGTGTTCATCCAGGCAGGCGCAGGCGGGGTGGGCAGCTTCGCCATCCAGCTGGCCAAGCACCTGGGCGCCACAGTGGCAACCACCGCCAGCGCCGCCAATGCAGCGTTCGTCAAAGGCCTGGGTGCGGATACCGTCATCGACTACAGAGCCCAGAAGTTCGAAGACGTCCTGCACGGCTACGACGTGGTGCTGCACAGCCAGCCCCGGCAGGCGCTCGGTGCATCGCTGCGCGTGCTGCGCAGCGGTGGACAGCTCATCTCCCTCTCAGGCCCCCCCGATCCCGACTTTGGCAAGGCGATCGCTGCACCCCGTCTTTTGACGTGGGTGATGCGGTGGCTGAGCGCAGGCATCCGCGCAAAAGCCAAGGAGCGGGGTGTGGGCTATTCGTTCCTCTTCATGCAAGCCAGTGGCGAGCAGTTGCGCGAGATCGCCGCGCTGATCGAGTCGGGCGCGGTCCGTCCGGTGGTGGATCGCGTTTTTCCCTTCGAATGCACCCCTGAAGCGCTGGCCTATGTCGAGGCCGGTCATGCCAAAGGCAAAGTCGTCATTAAGCGCCCGTGA